From Pseudothermotoga thermarum DSM 5069, a single genomic window includes:
- the gltA gene encoding NADPH-dependent glutamate synthase, with translation MAVKPSPKKTPMRELEIEERIKSFSEVALGYTEDEALVEAMRCLQCPSKPCVKGCPVGIDIPGFISKIKEKKFDEAAKILKKYNNLPAICGRVCPQENQCEAFCTVGKIPGSEPVAIGRLERFVADWEAENLVLTQESGPKKGKKVAVIGSGPAGLTAAADLAKLGYDVIVFETLHKPGGVLVYGIPEFRLPKVIVEREVKYVESLSVKILLNTPVGKSVTVEEILKEFDAVFIGVGAGTPKFLNISGTNLNGVYSANEFLTRINLMKAYLFPEYDTPVRKGQNVIVVGGGNVALDAARSALRLGAKQVTVVYRRTEQEMPARREEYIHAVEEGIKFRWLTQPLRYIGDEKGNLVGVECISMELGEPDESGRRRPIPIEDSRFVIEADMVIEAIGTEANRFLLSEFKDLKLNKYGYIVVDEETCATSLRKVFAGGDIVTGAATVIEAMGAGKRAAYWIDKFLQKEYDPW, from the coding sequence ATGGCTGTGAAACCTTCGCCTAAAAAAACACCTATGCGTGAACTGGAAATTGAAGAAAGAATCAAATCCTTCAGTGAGGTGGCTTTAGGTTATACCGAGGATGAAGCATTGGTGGAGGCAATGCGCTGTCTTCAATGTCCTTCAAAACCTTGTGTCAAAGGTTGCCCCGTTGGCATAGATATCCCAGGATTCATATCGAAAATCAAGGAGAAGAAATTCGATGAAGCCGCAAAGATTTTGAAGAAGTATAACAATCTGCCAGCCATTTGCGGTAGGGTTTGTCCCCAAGAGAACCAGTGTGAAGCTTTTTGCACGGTTGGAAAAATACCAGGTTCAGAACCCGTTGCGATCGGACGTTTGGAAAGATTTGTCGCAGATTGGGAGGCGGAAAACCTTGTTTTGACCCAGGAATCTGGACCTAAAAAAGGTAAAAAAGTTGCAGTTATTGGTTCTGGACCAGCTGGTTTAACTGCAGCAGCAGATTTGGCGAAATTAGGTTACGATGTGATTGTTTTTGAAACACTGCACAAACCTGGTGGGGTTTTGGTCTACGGTATACCAGAGTTCAGATTGCCAAAAGTCATAGTTGAAAGGGAAGTAAAATATGTGGAATCTCTTTCTGTGAAAATTTTGTTGAATACGCCTGTTGGGAAGTCTGTTACCGTTGAAGAAATTTTAAAGGAATTTGATGCAGTTTTCATAGGTGTAGGTGCAGGTACACCGAAGTTTTTAAACATTTCTGGGACAAATTTAAACGGAGTTTATTCTGCAAATGAATTTCTCACAAGAATAAACCTAATGAAAGCGTACTTGTTTCCGGAGTACGACACTCCTGTTAGAAAGGGACAAAACGTAATAGTTGTCGGTGGTGGGAATGTTGCACTTGATGCCGCAAGAAGTGCTTTAAGATTAGGTGCCAAGCAAGTGACAGTCGTTTATAGACGAACGGAACAAGAGATGCCTGCTAGACGCGAGGAATACATTCACGCAGTTGAAGAAGGCATTAAGTTCAGATGGTTAACTCAACCGCTTAGATACATAGGCGATGAAAAAGGAAACTTGGTTGGTGTGGAATGCATATCGATGGAACTCGGTGAGCCTGATGAGTCTGGCAGAAGAAGGCCAATTCCAATTGAAGATAGTCGGTTCGTGATCGAGGCGGATATGGTCATAGAGGCCATCGGAACCGAAGCAAACAGGTTTTTGCTCAGCGAGTTTAAAGATCTCAAACTAAACAAATATGGCTACATAGTCGTCGATGAAGAAACGTGTGCAACCAGTTTGAGAAAAGTTTTTGCTGGAGGGGATATAGTAACCGGAGCAGCAACTGTCATAGAGGCAATGGGGGCAGGGAAAAGGGCCGCCTATTGGATCGATAAATTTTTGCAAAAAGAATACGATCCTTGGTAA
- a CDS encoding metallophosphoesterase: MWLVVSDTHDNLVNIRKIVSEAKRRGVTHIFHCGDIISPFALKELLIAEVDFHGVFGNNDGEILLLTQRSSGRVRKGPAEIIVDGHKILLMHEPVALEALLEANVYDFIFYGHTHKLDVRRSTKTILINPGDASGYLADKSTAVFIDPSKKDIEVYEL; encoded by the coding sequence ATGTGGCTTGTTGTGTCGGATACTCACGACAATTTGGTTAACATTAGAAAGATCGTTTCCGAAGCGAAAAGAAGAGGCGTTACTCACATTTTTCACTGTGGTGATATAATCTCGCCATTTGCCCTCAAAGAACTTTTAATTGCCGAAGTCGATTTTCATGGTGTCTTTGGAAACAACGATGGTGAAATACTGCTTTTAACTCAAAGGTCTTCTGGAAGGGTCAGGAAAGGACCTGCGGAGATCATCGTCGACGGCCACAAAATTTTGTTGATGCACGAGCCGGTTGCACTGGAGGCTTTGCTTGAGGCCAATGTTTATGACTTTATATTCTATGGTCATACTCACAAGTTGGATGTGAGAAGGTCTACGAAAACTATTTTGATAAATCCAGGAGATGCCAGTGGATATCTTGCGGATAAGTCAACAGCAGTTTTC
- a CDS encoding sulfide/dihydroorotate dehydrogenase-like FAD/NAD-binding protein codes for MLNQIVKKSKLAPGVYEFYVENPIIAAKAQPGQFVVVIPSEKGERVPLTIADAFDGNIRMVVKVVGKSTADLALKREGETLYGVVGPLGKPSEIKYYGNVLLVGGGVGIAAILPIAKALKALGNKVYAVLGGRSKDQVILKDELEQYVDEILVTTDDGSFGIKGVVTDGMDLILRKQRIDIAWAIGPTIMMKFCSLKAREYGLKIVVSLNPIMVDGTGMCGACRVTINGQIKFACVDGPEFDGTQVDWDELLKRLQQYQEQEKLAFEKFKQKVGDLSWL; via the coding sequence TTGTTAAACCAAATCGTAAAAAAGTCAAAACTTGCACCTGGTGTATACGAATTTTACGTTGAAAATCCAATTATTGCTGCAAAAGCTCAACCAGGACAATTTGTCGTCGTGATACCGTCAGAGAAAGGTGAACGTGTTCCTTTAACCATAGCAGATGCTTTTGATGGAAATATAAGAATGGTTGTGAAAGTAGTTGGAAAAAGTACAGCAGATTTGGCTTTGAAAAGGGAAGGTGAAACGCTCTACGGTGTGGTTGGACCGCTTGGAAAACCTTCTGAGATAAAGTATTACGGAAACGTTTTGCTTGTAGGAGGTGGAGTAGGAATAGCCGCCATTCTTCCAATCGCAAAGGCTTTGAAAGCTTTGGGAAATAAAGTTTACGCAGTTTTAGGTGGAAGAAGTAAAGACCAGGTAATACTCAAAGACGAATTGGAACAATACGTTGACGAAATTCTTGTTACAACCGATGATGGTTCCTTTGGGATCAAAGGGGTTGTCACCGACGGGATGGATCTAATCCTTAGAAAACAAAGGATCGATATCGCTTGGGCCATTGGTCCAACGATAATGATGAAATTTTGTAGCCTAAAAGCGCGCGAGTACGGCTTGAAAATTGTGGTTTCTCTAAATCCTATAATGGTTGATGGAACAGGTATGTGCGGTGCTTGCAGGGTAACAATTAACGGTCAAATAAAGTTTGCGTGTGTTGATGGACCTGAATTCGATGGTACACAAGTTGATTGGGACGAATTACTCAAAAGATTGCAGCAATACCAAGAACAAGAAAAACTGGCTTTTGAGAAATTCAAACAAAAGGTGGGTGATCTTTCATGGCTGTGA
- the rodA gene encoding rod shape-determining protein RodA, whose protein sequence is MPWENRRFDVLIPLLVILLMIFGLVVLYSTTVDYGLSFVKKQLIWNIIGLIALFALLFVRERDIKRFPWLLYFLTLILLIAVLRYGVISGGARRWFSLRIGYFQPSEVAKMAVILFTAKLLSVSSRKNLLLSFFAVLAYAGFVAMEPDLGTAVLLVLLWAFMALFSKNSLKAFFTIFAILLILAVVIFFFGLKDYQRQRILAFLDPKSHRQTAAYNVVQSLHTIGSGGLFGRGYLKAPSTKWNYVPKNHTDFIFSAIGEQFGFLGSSLCIIVYMLICLRILRFLKLAKDDFWFLVTIGVLFNLLIHVFINIGMTMGLVPVTGIPLPFVSYGGSSTLSFCLQLGLILKSYAVGKGVLEQEAR, encoded by the coding sequence GTGCCGTGGGAGAACAGAAGGTTTGATGTTCTAATACCCTTGCTGGTTATACTGTTGATGATCTTTGGGCTGGTGGTACTTTACAGCACAACTGTTGACTATGGGTTAAGTTTTGTGAAAAAGCAGCTAATTTGGAACATCATCGGATTGATAGCTCTTTTTGCGTTGTTGTTTGTCAGGGAAAGGGATATAAAGCGTTTTCCATGGCTGCTGTATTTTTTGACGTTAATTTTGTTGATCGCGGTTTTAAGATACGGAGTTATCTCAGGTGGGGCGCGACGGTGGTTTTCTTTACGCATAGGATACTTTCAGCCTTCTGAAGTGGCCAAAATGGCTGTTATACTTTTTACCGCCAAGTTGTTATCCGTTTCGTCAAGAAAAAATCTGCTTTTGTCTTTTTTTGCCGTTCTTGCGTATGCAGGCTTTGTTGCCATGGAACCGGATTTGGGTACTGCGGTTCTTCTGGTGTTGCTTTGGGCTTTTATGGCATTGTTTTCAAAAAATTCTCTCAAAGCATTTTTTACTATCTTTGCAATTTTGTTGATATTGGCAGTTGTGATATTCTTTTTTGGCTTGAAGGATTACCAGAGGCAAAGGATCCTGGCATTTTTGGATCCAAAAAGTCATAGGCAAACGGCTGCGTACAACGTTGTTCAGTCTTTACACACGATAGGTTCTGGAGGGCTTTTTGGTCGTGGTTACTTAAAAGCCCCATCCACCAAATGGAACTACGTGCCAAAGAATCACACTGACTTTATTTTCTCCGCCATAGGTGAACAATTTGGTTTTTTAGGTTCGTCGTTGTGTATCATCGTTTATATGTTGATATGCCTGAGGATACTTCGCTTTTTAAAACTTGCAAAGGATGATTTTTGGTTTTTAGTTACCATAGGTGTTTTGTTCAACTTGCTCATTCATGTCTTCATCAATATTGGTATGACGATGGGACTAGTGCCTGTTACAGGGATTCCACTGCCTTTTGTAAGCTACGGAGGATCTTCAACCTTGTCGTTTTGCCTTCAACTTGGTTTAATTTTAAAATCTTACGCCGTTGGCAAAGGAGTGTTAGAACAGGAGGCGAGATGA
- a CDS encoding TIGR00269 family protein, whose amino-acid sequence MKCRKCGKTAIINLRHHNVAYCAEHFKEYFEKRVEMTIKKYSMFSRKDKILVAVSGGKDSTTVWFVLAKLGYKVSGMNIDVGTVPADVNKLKDFASSIGSELITVDSRELLEGLTVPEAAKIVKRPVCSVCGSVRRYIMNKVASENGFTVLVTGHNLDDEASFLLGNLLNWNLDYLRRQKPVLPATEEGFSKKAKPLVLLTEKETFTYAFINNLPFSEEICPYSKEATSLHYKHMLNEIELKHPGTKLRFYDGFQKANLFEDNMVVELKKCNVCGYPTTTDVCSFCRMKERLKSAVGEQKV is encoded by the coding sequence ATGAAGTGTAGAAAGTGTGGTAAAACCGCTATCATAAATTTAAGGCATCACAACGTTGCTTATTGTGCCGAACATTTCAAAGAGTATTTTGAAAAGCGCGTTGAAATGACCATTAAAAAGTATTCCATGTTCAGCAGGAAGGATAAAATCCTTGTTGCAGTTTCTGGAGGAAAGGACAGCACGACAGTTTGGTTTGTTTTGGCGAAACTTGGATACAAGGTGTCTGGCATGAATATAGATGTTGGAACTGTTCCTGCGGATGTGAACAAACTGAAAGATTTTGCAAGCTCAATAGGTAGTGAATTGATAACTGTTGACAGTAGAGAATTACTGGAGGGTTTGACTGTTCCTGAAGCTGCGAAAATTGTCAAAAGACCTGTTTGTTCAGTTTGTGGAAGTGTTAGAAGGTACATAATGAACAAAGTGGCTTCGGAAAATGGTTTTACAGTGCTTGTTACTGGTCACAACCTTGACGACGAAGCTAGTTTTCTTTTAGGGAATTTGCTCAATTGGAATCTAGATTATCTTAGACGCCAAAAACCAGTGCTTCCGGCCACGGAAGAAGGATTCTCGAAAAAAGCTAAACCTCTGGTACTTTTGACTGAGAAGGAGACTTTTACGTATGCCTTTATAAACAATTTACCGTTTTCCGAGGAAATCTGTCCTTATTCCAAAGAAGCTACTTCTCTACATTACAAACACATGCTTAACGAGATAGAATTAAAACATCCTGGGACGAAGTTGAGATTTTACGATGGGTTTCAAAAAGCAAATCTTTTTGAAGACAACATGGTTGTTGAGCTCAAAAAATGTAATGTTTGTGGTTATCCAACCACCACTGACGTTTGTTCGTTTTGTAGGATGAAGGAGAGGCTCAAAAGTGCCGTGGGAGAACAGAAGGTTTGA